The Sander vitreus isolate 19-12246 chromosome 5, sanVit1, whole genome shotgun sequence genome includes a region encoding these proteins:
- the pdxp gene encoding pyridoxal phosphate phosphatase isoform X1 codes for MAGAFKGCQKIRGPQIRNLLDAKDFILLDCDGVIWHGEKAITGAAKVVNSLIRHGKNVVFVTNNCTRPRENYVHKFCRLGFTDVILEQIFSSSYCSALYLRDVVKIRGQVFVMGCDGLRRELDEAGIPCVEEADDPDATIYDCALAPDVKAVLVGHDDKMTFLKLAKASCYLRDPDCLFLATDNDPWHPLSSGRILPGSGSLIAALEVSSGRKATVIGKPSRFMFECISSQFSGVDPAQCLMIGDRLETDMLFGSNCGLDTMLTLTGVSQIEKAQEYRNSELTTNHSLVPDYVVDTIADFLPAFEELGEPSN; via the exons ATGGCAGGCGCCTTCAAAGGCTGCCAGAAAATTCGAGGTCCGCAGATTAGAAATCTGCTTGACGCGAAGGACTTCATTCTCCTCGACTGCGACGGGGTCATATGGCACGGAGAGAAGGCGATAACGGGAGCGGCGAAGGTGGTGAATTCGCTGATACGGCACGGCAAAAACGTAGTGTTCGTCACCAACAACTGCACCAGGCCCCGGGAGAATTATGTGCACAAGTTCTGCCGGCTGGGCTTCACCGACGTGATACTAGAGCAGATCTTCAGCTCGTCGTACTGCTCGGCTCTCTACCTGAGAGACGTCGTCAAGATCCGCGGCCAGGTGTTTGTCATGGGCTGCGACGGACTGCGCAGAGAGCTGGATGAGGCGGGCATCCCCTGCGTAGAAGAGGCAGACGACCCGGACGCCACCATCTACGACTGCGCTCTGGCTCCGGACGTCAAGGCAGTGCTGGTGGGACATGATGATAAAATGACTTTTCTTAAACTGGCCAAAGCCTCGTGCTACCTGAGGGACCCGGACTGTCTGTTCCTGGCCACCGACAACGACCCGTGGCATCCTCTGTCTAGTGGAAGGATACTGCCAG GGTCTGGGTCCCTCATTGCAGCCCTGGAGGTATCCTCAGGTCGCAAGGCCACTGTGATCGGTAAGCCTAGCCGCTTCATGTTTGAGTGCATCTCCAGTCAGTTCAGTGGGGTGGACCCCGCCCAGTGCCTGATGATTGGGGACCGCCTAGAGACAGACATGCTGTTTGGATCCAACTGTGGCCTCGACACCATGCTCACTCTCACCGGTGTGTCTCAGATCGAGAAGGCCCAGGAGTACAGGAATAGTGAGCTGACCACCAACCACAGCTTGGTGCCCGATTACGTGGTGGACACCATTGCTGATTTCTTACCTGCTTTTGAGGAACTGGGCGAACCGAGCAACTGA
- the LOC144517745 gene encoding UDP-glucuronosyltransferase 3A1-like, whose protein sequence is MLLQLGNPVITGFSYGGRADSYQMSTWSLGEKYIQEYNGWFLEQQTQFLLGRDNFNSFLNFMWHLSYQCDKLLGDKEMITFLQREHYDITILDAFNPCSFILAHKLGVHYIAFYPGPLNGPLSIALPSPVSYIPVFSSQLSDHMNLWGRAKNLFYSFLAPVGQERVWSTFRQVAERHLESGSPPGGLDELHQGAELWAFNTDFSLEFPQPLMPYTVLVGGLLNKPAKPVEQDLELWISNFGEAGFIVVTLGSMVSSVSVDPLLVELVAGFSRIPQGVLWRYDHKRWPSNLDRPPNLRLVDWLPLNDLLGHKKACLFITHGGQNSLFQALYHAVPVLGIPLFGDQFDNVVRAETKGLGLTINPTQITRELLSSTIQTLIQDIRFKSSALSLSRIHKSHPVPPALRLIQWVEHILHSEGGSHLRPASLTQPWYQRYLLDLVLLLSLGLLGPVVFCWTFCRNKNSRDKHKKIQ, encoded by the exons ATGCTCTTACAACTGGGCAACCCTGTTATTACAG GTTTTTCCTATGGAGGCCGTGCAGACAGTTACCAGATGAGCACCTGGTCCTTAGGAGAGAAATACATCCAAGAATACAATGGCTGGTTCCTAGAGCAACAAACACAGTTTTTACTAGGAAG gGATAACTTTAATTCCTTTCTAAACTTCATGTGGCACCTGTCCTATCAGTGTGACAAGCTGTTAGGGGACAAAGAGATGATAACATTCCTCCAGAGGGAACACTATGACATCACCATCCTTGATGCTTTTAACCCATGTTCCTTCATCCTTGCGCACAAACTTG GTGTCCACTACATAGCTTTCTATCCTGGCCCTCTGAACGGTCCTCTGTCCATTGCTCTCCCCAGCCCAGTCTCCTACATCCCAGTCTTCAGCTCACAGCTGTCGGACCACATGAACCTCTGGGGTCGTGCAAAGAACCTCTTTTATTCTTTCTTGGCTCCTGTAG GCCAGGAGCGTGTATGGTCGACATTTAGGCAAGTAGCTGAGCGCCACCTTGAGTCAGGCTCACCTCCCGGTGGTCTGGATGAGTTACATCAAGGAGCTGAACTCTGGGCCTTCAACACTGACTTTTCACTGGAGTTCCCCCAGCCCCTTATGCCCTACACTGTGCTGGTGGGAGGTCTGCTGAATAAACCTGCAAAACCTGTGGAGCAG GATCTTGAGTTGTGGATCTCTAATTTTGGAGAGGCAGGTTTCATTGTCGTGACTCTGGGATCAATGGTCTCTTCAGTCTCTGTGGACCCTCTGCTTGTAGAGCTGGTGGCTGGCTTCTCCAGGATCCCTCAGGGCGTGCTCTGGAG GTATGACCACAAGCGATGGCCATCAAACCTGGACAGACCTCCCAATCTCAGGCTAGTGGACTGGCTGCCTCTTAATGACCTGCTGG GACACAAAAAAGCATGTCTCTTTATCACCCATGGTGGACAAAACAGCCTGTTCCAGGCATTGTACCATGCCGTTCCTGTGCTGGGAATCCCCCTGTTTGGAGACCAGTTTGATAATGTGGTGAGGGCTGAAACCAAGGGACTTGGCCTCACCATCAACCCCACACAAATCACCAGGGAACTGCTCAGCTCCACCATTCAAACACTTATACAGGACATCAG GTTTAAGTCTTCAGCTCTGTCCCTTAGCAGGATCCACAAATCCCATCCTGTCCCTCCAGCCCTTCGACTCATTCAGTGGGTGGAGCACATCCTGCACAGTGAAGGTGGAAGTCATTTAAGGCCCGCTTCTCTGACACAACCATGGTACCAGAGATACCTGTTGGACTTGGTGCTTCTCCTCTCTCTGGGGCTTCTTGGACCTGTAGTTTTCTGCTGGACTTTCTGTAGGAACAAGAATAGCAgggacaaacacaaaaaaatacaatag
- the pdxp gene encoding pyridoxal phosphate phosphatase isoform X2 encodes MAGAFKGCQKIRGPQIRNLLDAKDFILLDCDGVIWHGEKAITGAAKVVNSLIRHGKNVVFVTNNCTRPRENYVHKFCRLGFTDVILEQIFSSSYCSALYLRDVVKIRGQVFVMGCDGLRRELDEAGIPCVEEADDPDATIYDCALAPDVKAVLVGHDDKMTFLKLAKASCYLRDPDCLFLATDNDPWHPLSSGRILPGRCHAGRPSHDPSSMLLLREGGFGQDLAIHGPIHPPLNTVQSSCPLCRKPSPKNGVSTSMLHGWDGVLGVVLILFLPPNTASGV; translated from the exons ATGGCAGGCGCCTTCAAAGGCTGCCAGAAAATTCGAGGTCCGCAGATTAGAAATCTGCTTGACGCGAAGGACTTCATTCTCCTCGACTGCGACGGGGTCATATGGCACGGAGAGAAGGCGATAACGGGAGCGGCGAAGGTGGTGAATTCGCTGATACGGCACGGCAAAAACGTAGTGTTCGTCACCAACAACTGCACCAGGCCCCGGGAGAATTATGTGCACAAGTTCTGCCGGCTGGGCTTCACCGACGTGATACTAGAGCAGATCTTCAGCTCGTCGTACTGCTCGGCTCTCTACCTGAGAGACGTCGTCAAGATCCGCGGCCAGGTGTTTGTCATGGGCTGCGACGGACTGCGCAGAGAGCTGGATGAGGCGGGCATCCCCTGCGTAGAAGAGGCAGACGACCCGGACGCCACCATCTACGACTGCGCTCTGGCTCCGGACGTCAAGGCAGTGCTGGTGGGACATGATGATAAAATGACTTTTCTTAAACTGGCCAAAGCCTCGTGCTACCTGAGGGACCCGGACTGTCTGTTCCTGGCCACCGACAACGACCCGTGGCATCCTCTGTCTAGTGGAAGGATACTGCCAG gtcgttgtcatgctggaagacctagccatgacccatcttcaatgctcttactgagggaaggaggttttGGCCAAGATCtggcgatacatggccccatccatccgcccctcaatacggtgcagtcgtcctgtcccctttgcagaaaaccatccccaaagaatggtgtttccacctccatgcttcacggttgggatggtgttcttggggttgtactcatcctttttcttcctccaaacacagcgagtggagtttag